From the Kitasatospora atroaurantiaca genome, the window CCACCGGGGCCGCTACGGCCCACAATGGAGGATGTGCTGACCGAACTCTGTACGCGGGGCGCCCCCACCACGCCCACCCCCTCCCCGTACGTGGATCTGGACCGGGCCGAGTGGAGCGCCCTGCGCGAGCGCACTCCGCTGCCGTTGACCGCCGAGGAGGTCGAACGGCTGCGCGGTCTCGGCACCGCCCTGGACCTGGACGAGGTCAGGGACGTCTACCTGCCGCTGTCCCGGCTGCTGAACCTGTACATCCACGCCACCCACGAGCTGCGCGGCGCGGTCGGTACCTTCCTCGACACCCCGGACACCGAACGGGTCAGAACGCCCTTCGTGATCGGCGTGGCCGGCTCGGTCGCGGTCGGCAAGTCCACCACCGCCCGCCTGCTGCAGGCCCTGCTGGCCCGCTGGCCGGAGCACCCCCGGGTCTCCCTGGTGACCACCGACGGCTTCCTGCTCCCCAACGCCGAGCTGCGCCGCCGCGGCCTGATGGCCCGCAAGGGCTTCCCCGAGTCCTACGACCGCCGGGCGCTGATGCGCTTCGTCGCGGACGTGAAGGCCGGCAAGGAGCAGGTCTCGGCCCCCGTCTACTCCCACCTGGTCTACGACATCGTCCCGGGCGAGCGGCTCACCGTCGAGCGCCCCGACATCCTGATCGTCGAGGGCCTGAACGTCCTTCAGCCCGCCCTGCCGGGCACCGACGGCCGAACCAGGCTCGCCGTCGCGGACTACTTCGACTTCTCCATCTACGTCGACGCCCGCACCGACGACATCGAGCGCTGGTACCTGGAGCGCTTCAAGAAGCTGCGGGACACCGCCTTCCAGGACCCGAACTCCTACTTCCGCCGCTTCACCGAGGTGCCCGAGGAGGAGGCGATGGAGTACGGCCGCCAGGTCTGGCGCACCATCAACAAGCCCAACCTGCTGGAGAACGTGCTCCCCACCCGGGGCCGGGCCACCCTCATCCTGCAGAAGGGCCAGGACCACAAGGTCCGCCGCGCGCTGCTGCGAAAGCTCTAGGCAGCAGGCCAACCACGTACAACCAGGGGCGCGGGGAACTGCGCGAGTTCGGAAGGTGCGGCGCCGTCACTTCCGAACTCGCGCAGTTCCCGCGCCCCTACTGGTTGCCCGGATCAGCCCAGGTGGGTCCGCACGGCCTCGGCCAGCCGACCGGCGACCGCCTCGGCCTGCACCTCGTCCGCGGCCTCGACCATCACCCGCACCAGCGGCTCGGTCCCGGACTTCCGCAGCAGCACCCGCCCGGTGGAGCCCAGCTCGGCCTCCGCCTCGGCGACCGCCGCGGCAAGCTCCTCGCAGCTGTCGACCCGGCTCCTGTCGACACCCTTGACGTTGATCAGCACCTGCGGCAGCCGGGTCATCACCGCCGCCAGATCGGCCAGCGACTGCTTGGTGGCGGCCAGGCGCGCGCCGAGCATCAGACCCGTCAGCGTGCCGTCCCCGGTGGTGGCGTGGTCCAGCAGGATCACGTGCCCGGACTGCTCACCGCCCAGCGCGTAACCGTGCTGCTTCATCTCCTCCAGCACGTACCGGTCGCCCACGGCCGTCTGCACCAAGTCGATGCCCTCGCGCTCCATGGCCAGCTTGAAGCCGAGGTTGGACATCACGGTGGCGACGGCGGTGTTGCGGCGCAGCGTGCCGGCCTCGCGCATGGCCACG encodes:
- the coaA gene encoding type I pantothenate kinase; this translates as MEDVLTELCTRGAPTTPTPSPYVDLDRAEWSALRERTPLPLTAEEVERLRGLGTALDLDEVRDVYLPLSRLLNLYIHATHELRGAVGTFLDTPDTERVRTPFVIGVAGSVAVGKSTTARLLQALLARWPEHPRVSLVTTDGFLLPNAELRRRGLMARKGFPESYDRRALMRFVADVKAGKEQVSAPVYSHLVYDIVPGERLTVERPDILIVEGLNVLQPALPGTDGRTRLAVADYFDFSIYVDARTDDIERWYLERFKKLRDTAFQDPNSYFRRFTEVPEEEAMEYGRQVWRTINKPNLLENVLPTRGRATLILQKGQDHKVRRALLRKL